The Vibrio echinoideorum genome includes a region encoding these proteins:
- a CDS encoding GTPase — protein sequence MKKLDAYRKALKDCEKIAQEEFKAAVKLSKRCDQIVNNLNNEFNDIAWKAEQVTAKDQVAAKGLTDIQSSLGAGYELLRAKQAKALEQQKESLKSFSVMLFGRTMAGKSTIREAITGGDGSTIGMGAQRTTRDVRQYDWNHLRIIDTPGFGAYNGEEDTEIARSILEQSDVVLFLLSDDSIQESTFTELKYAYQLNKPLIFVVNVKKNLEKNVHRKKAIKDPDSYIYNASDLEGHKERLRNEAAKLGMNPRYIHIVPIHAQAAFLSTQEAYSDQKEDLYRVSRMDNLLTLLTDEITHKGRARRVQTLLGSTLTHTDDLETLIRSQKESVKGLLKEYANTQKRVYIWHERQSKRVPDKIEKDVGRAFAPLMKSISSFVDDNIQSKYFGNRLEDHIASFDLKEHCKNVANNIAEELAADLEQFNRDMAKNIELGGKLNMEGSKRSFDPFDYKRMNGWTAAGLGALSAIAFANSWNPIGWGLAAAGFVFGLFQMFSDSKTKKLQMEKRSRTKEIRDEIAVQRDNSIKEITKWFHKDIERKQILQVKSDLNEVCIGLERFIQSLEKAFLQLDQLEHDINERYLLRSMDIVASDKYQKPQFKRIVRQPGYACYFTVTNHFKEPELLSSLQTLLGERVRVVYENSVEKMLSHMLGLRKDRARVEGENGEYFIFAKEEDLGRIIGKQGRNIMLAAAICNIKLSAKPMHEMSEVCH from the coding sequence ATGAAGAAGCTGGATGCTTATCGCAAAGCATTGAAGGATTGCGAAAAGATTGCTCAGGAAGAATTCAAAGCGGCAGTAAAGCTTAGTAAGCGTTGCGATCAAATTGTTAACAACCTAAACAATGAATTTAACGATATTGCATGGAAGGCAGAACAAGTTACCGCCAAGGATCAGGTTGCGGCAAAGGGATTGACTGATATTCAAAGCAGCTTGGGTGCCGGTTATGAGTTGCTCAGGGCTAAGCAAGCAAAGGCTTTAGAACAGCAGAAAGAGTCACTAAAAAGCTTTAGCGTTATGTTGTTTGGTCGCACTATGGCGGGTAAAAGCACTATACGTGAAGCCATCACTGGAGGGGATGGATCAACTATAGGGATGGGGGCGCAAAGAACGACCCGAGACGTGCGTCAGTATGACTGGAATCATCTTCGTATTATAGATACACCAGGGTTTGGTGCTTATAACGGTGAGGAAGATACAGAGATAGCACGCAGCATTCTTGAACAATCAGATGTGGTTCTCTTTTTACTCAGCGATGACAGTATTCAGGAGTCAACATTTACCGAGCTGAAATACGCCTATCAGCTGAACAAGCCTTTAATATTTGTTGTGAACGTGAAGAAAAACCTGGAGAAGAATGTTCATCGAAAAAAGGCGATAAAAGATCCCGATAGCTATATCTACAATGCTTCAGACTTGGAAGGACACAAGGAAAGGTTGCGAAATGAAGCTGCAAAGCTGGGGATGAACCCAAGATATATCCATATTGTCCCTATACATGCTCAAGCAGCTTTTTTGTCGACTCAGGAAGCCTATAGCGATCAAAAAGAAGATCTTTATCGAGTCAGTCGAATGGATAATCTTCTGACGCTATTAACAGATGAAATTACGCATAAAGGCCGTGCTAGGCGAGTTCAAACGCTATTAGGCTCGACATTAACCCATACGGATGATCTTGAGACATTGATTCGTTCCCAGAAAGAATCAGTGAAAGGGCTGCTCAAGGAATATGCTAATACCCAGAAGCGTGTTTATATATGGCACGAACGCCAGTCAAAACGGGTGCCGGACAAGATTGAAAAAGATGTCGGACGCGCTTTTGCTCCGTTAATGAAGTCAATATCAAGTTTTGTTGATGACAATATTCAGTCTAAGTATTTTGGCAATAGACTTGAAGATCACATTGCTTCTTTTGATTTAAAAGAACACTGCAAAAATGTGGCAAATAATATAGCTGAAGAGCTTGCTGCTGATCTTGAACAATTCAATCGGGATATGGCTAAGAATATAGAGCTTGGTGGCAAGCTCAATATGGAGGGAAGTAAAAGGTCATTTGATCCTTTCGATTATAAACGCATGAATGGTTGGACAGCAGCCGGGCTGGGTGCTCTTTCTGCCATTGCTTTTGCAAATAGCTGGAATCCCATTGGTTGGGGGCTAGCAGCGGCAGGCTTCGTGTTTGGTTTATTTCAAATGTTCTCTGATTCAAAAACCAAGAAGCTACAAATGGAAAAGCGTAGTCGAACTAAAGAGATTCGTGATGAAATAGCAGTGCAACGGGATAATTCGATTAAAGAAATCACAAAATGGTTTCACAAGGATATCGAACGAAAGCAGATACTTCAGGTTAAATCGGACTTAAATGAGGTCTGCATTGGGCTTGAGAGGTTTATTCAGTCTCTCGAAAAAGCGTTTCTCCAGCTTGATCAATTAGAACATGACATAAACGAAAGGTACTTGCTGCGGTCTATGGATATCGTGGCTTCAGATAAGTATCAAAAACCACAGTTTAAACGCATAGTCCGCCAACCCGGTTACGCTTGCTATTTCACCGTCACCAATCATTTTAAAGAGCCTGAGCTGCTCTCGTCGTTGCAGACACTTTTGGGTGAGCGGGTTAGAGTAGTATACGAAAACTCGGTAGAAAAGATGCTTTCTCATATGTTGGGTCTTAGGAAAGATAGGGCTCGAGTCGAAGGTGAAAATGGAGAGTATTTCATTTTTGCTAAAGAAGAAGATCTTGGACGGATTATTGGAAAGCAGGGGCGCAATATTATGTTGGCTGCTGCTATTTGTAATATCAAGTTATCTGCAAAACCAATGCATGAAATGAGTGAGGTTTGTCATTAA
- a CDS encoding arsenate reductase/protein-tyrosine-phosphatase family protein encodes MSTTPINILFVCVKKGVRAAIAKAIVEQQSNGMVQATCSGFETGGTPQAILDELSNLLCVPIQTESKTVFEYKKTKENFDYVITLCDQISIEQCNLFVECVNVVYSHIPNKLRWNIPNLGAALELSGNDRTMFVKEVVEQITFEVSQLVANTQVKS; translated from the coding sequence ATGAGTACAACTCCTATCAACATTCTGTTTGTTTGCGTTAAAAAAGGCGTAAGAGCGGCTATCGCTAAAGCAATTGTAGAGCAGCAGTCTAATGGGATGGTACAAGCAACTTGCTCAGGGTTTGAGACTGGAGGAACACCCCAAGCTATCTTAGACGAATTGTCTAACTTACTTTGTGTACCTATACAGACCGAAAGCAAAACTGTTTTTGAATACAAAAAGACAAAAGAAAATTTCGATTACGTGATTACGCTATGTGACCAAATAAGTATTGAGCAGTGTAATTTGTTTGTTGAATGCGTAAACGTGGTTTATTCACACATACCAAACAAGCTTCGCTGGAATATACCCAACCTTGGAGCCGCCCTAGAATTATCAGGGAATGACAGAACCATGTTTGTAAAAGAGGTCGTAGAGCAAATAACCTTTGAAGTGTCGCAACTCGTTGCAAACACTCAAGTAAAGAGCTGA
- a CDS encoding YadA-like family protein, translated as MKNTAKLTLLTASITAILSAPAMATNADDIGGINFKLDQTNQRIEGVNNNANLGINTVSSHLKVTNAQVASNQHLLNSVENGVKSNTNNIYHLEQQIHVNESAIYSQMDDNKAASNQLTMHALQMSAQNRQDNADQQKTIDENHARLSNQEMTINDQSGRIHTAEQDSQHALGAIATMDKSITAINDHTAKAEASIQAFASRTTDSIKANTQIGLDAQVAAASAQSTASKNTSGIVNNAKDIEGNTQIGLDAQVAAVNAQSSASKNSSDIALANEHTAQAEASIQSFAGRATDSINSNTAAITAANDHTAKAEASIQAFAGRATDSINSNSTAIADNTQIGLDAQVAAVNAQSTASKNTSDIANNAKDIEGNTQIGLDAQVAAANAQSSASKNSSDIAINAEGIAQNESKTEVNAESNQLTRNEAAQVITANAHAIQSNYDDIYAVRGQTRSNTTQIANNAQDIHQNRVDINKNTADIKDLRSDLEEQAKQTAGIGAMAMATSNLVMPYSVGKFSVTAGAGNYDSESAIAVGSGYRFDDHLTVRANAAYETGSENVGIGAGVGYEF; from the coding sequence CAATCCTTTCTGCTCCTGCAATGGCGACAAATGCCGACGATATCGGCGGAATTAATTTCAAACTTGATCAAACAAATCAACGTATTGAAGGCGTTAACAATAACGCAAATCTAGGAATCAATACGGTTTCTAGCCATCTAAAAGTAACAAATGCTCAGGTCGCTTCAAATCAGCACCTTTTAAATTCTGTTGAAAATGGCGTTAAGTCCAATACAAATAACATTTATCATTTAGAACAACAGATTCACGTAAATGAAAGCGCAATTTACAGCCAAATGGACGACAACAAAGCGGCTAGTAATCAATTAACCATGCATGCTTTGCAAATGTCAGCGCAGAATCGGCAAGATAATGCAGATCAGCAAAAAACGATTGACGAGAATCACGCACGTTTATCAAATCAAGAAATGACGATCAACGATCAAAGTGGAAGAATTCACACAGCCGAACAAGATAGTCAGCATGCATTGGGCGCAATTGCTACGATGGATAAATCCATCACGGCTATTAACGACCACACAGCAAAAGCCGAAGCTTCTATCCAAGCATTCGCTAGCCGCACAACTGATAGCATCAAAGCAAACACACAGATCGGACTGGACGCACAAGTAGCTGCGGCTAGTGCTCAATCTACAGCAAGCAAAAACACAAGTGGCATTGTTAACAATGCAAAAGATATCGAAGGCAATACTCAGATTGGTTTAGATGCTCAAGTGGCTGCAGTAAATGCTCAATCTTCAGCAAGCAAAAACTCAAGTGACATTGCTTTGGCTAATGAGCACACTGCACAAGCCGAAGCTTCGATCCAATCTTTTGCGGGTCGCGCAACTGATAGCATCAATTCAAATACAGCCGCGATTACCGCTGCTAACGACCACACTGCAAAAGCTGAGGCTTCGATCCAAGCATTCGCTGGCCGTGCCACTGATAGCATTAATTCAAACTCAACTGCTATTGCTGATAACACACAGATCGGACTAGACGCACAAGTAGCTGCGGTAAACGCTCAATCTACAGCAAGCAAAAACACAAGTGACATTGCTAACAATGCAAAAGATATCGAAGGCAATACTCAGATTGGTTTAGATGCTCAAGTGGCTGCAGCAAATGCTCAATCTTCAGCAAGCAAAAACTCAAGTGATATTGCTATCAATGCAGAAGGTATTGCACAGAACGAATCAAAAACTGAAGTTAACGCGGAAAGCAATCAGCTCACTCGTAATGAGGCGGCTCAAGTAATCACTGCAAACGCTCATGCGATTCAGTCTAACTACGATGATATCTATGCGGTTCGTGGGCAAACTCGCTCTAACACAACTCAGATTGCGAACAACGCTCAAGATATTCACCAGAACCGTGTTGATATCAACAAAAACACGGCTGACATTAAAGATCTGCGTTCTGATTTAGAAGAGCAAGCTAAACAAACAGCTGGTATTGGTGCAATGGCAATGGCTACATCTAACTTAGTAATGCCTTACTCAGTTGGCAAGTTCTCTGTTACTGCAGGCGCGGGTAACTACGATAGCGAATCAGCAATCGCAGTTGGTTCTGGTTACCGCTTCGATGATCATCTAACAGTTCGAGCTAACGCAGCTTACGAAACTGGTTCAGAGAACGTTGGCATTGGGGCTGGTGTTGGTTACGAATTCTAA
- a CDS encoding GTPase domain-containing protein, whose product MEELKFNQAKQMVSAFIADLSKRNKLTELDLSFPNQDEYQNSKLNIAFVGQYSSGKSSLIKGLTGLDDIPIGSGVTTDQVTKYDYKDLVVWDTPGILAGEREQHDEASFAAMDQADLLVYVITNELFDDVVGAAFRDLCFTKGREKEILLVVNKSQRDSGTVETKLNGIAEVLEPRIPEDFPIVFVDAESYFESLKEEDEEDRAELMALSNFSGFIEAIDKFSQERGLLGKVTTPLAAIHTQLEELLGKLAAEDPTQEALVELLQQKMRILKSSQKQLQEQFDGNLAEMEQNILLIGDELAESVDDGLNEADFKQIQQRSAGDVLAQVKQTQLKLEKIVDSALSTLESDLQELDTSPLAESLKAALSDHFQATHQLNANADIDIETHNIGDKYESSVKTQQTLKSAEKGFSWLSNQAINKTAKEGMKAASGSNLHKAVLEVGHFFGAKFKPYQAINIAEKIGSAAKFIGPVMALIGVIVQINDDIHQEKRAADLIAARRDIRKNYREIFLELKIEFVKRMDELSTSFYTTEIRHVSEALQDLQSTSEANIEQRQQIEKAISELNNVRDRFVLG is encoded by the coding sequence ATGGAAGAGTTGAAGTTTAATCAGGCTAAACAGATGGTATCGGCATTTATCGCTGATTTGTCTAAGAGAAATAAGTTAACTGAACTGGACCTCAGTTTTCCGAATCAAGACGAGTATCAAAATTCAAAGCTAAATATCGCTTTTGTTGGCCAATATAGCTCTGGGAAATCCTCTCTAATTAAAGGATTAACAGGACTTGATGACATTCCCATTGGCTCAGGCGTGACAACCGATCAAGTGACTAAGTATGACTACAAAGATCTGGTTGTATGGGATACCCCTGGCATACTTGCTGGTGAAAGGGAGCAGCATGATGAAGCATCATTTGCAGCGATGGATCAAGCGGATTTGTTGGTTTACGTGATTACAAATGAACTGTTTGACGATGTTGTTGGGGCTGCATTTAGAGATCTATGTTTTACAAAAGGAAGAGAAAAAGAAATTCTTCTGGTAGTAAATAAATCTCAACGCGATTCAGGTACTGTGGAGACCAAATTAAATGGGATTGCTGAGGTTTTAGAACCCAGAATACCGGAAGACTTTCCTATTGTATTTGTTGATGCAGAGTCATATTTCGAGTCATTAAAAGAAGAGGATGAAGAAGATAGAGCAGAGTTAATGGCTCTATCCAACTTTAGTGGCTTTATCGAAGCTATTGACAAATTTTCCCAAGAGAGAGGTTTGCTAGGCAAGGTGACTACACCGTTAGCCGCTATACACACTCAGTTAGAAGAGTTACTAGGCAAGTTGGCCGCTGAAGATCCGACGCAGGAAGCGCTGGTTGAACTGCTTCAGCAAAAGATGAGGATATTAAAGTCTAGTCAAAAGCAGCTTCAAGAGCAGTTTGATGGCAATTTAGCTGAAATGGAGCAAAATATTCTACTTATTGGTGATGAGCTGGCGGAGTCAGTGGATGATGGCCTCAATGAGGCGGATTTTAAGCAAATACAGCAGCGCTCTGCAGGTGATGTTCTTGCTCAAGTTAAGCAAACCCAGCTGAAACTTGAGAAAATCGTCGATTCAGCTTTAAGTACTCTTGAATCTGATCTGCAAGAGCTGGATACAAGCCCGCTAGCAGAGTCACTCAAAGCCGCTTTGAGCGATCATTTTCAAGCTACACATCAACTTAATGCTAATGCAGATATTGATATTGAAACGCATAATATCGGCGATAAATATGAGAGTTCGGTAAAAACACAGCAGACTCTTAAGTCCGCAGAGAAAGGATTCTCATGGTTATCAAATCAGGCGATCAATAAGACTGCTAAAGAAGGGATGAAAGCAGCATCGGGCAGTAACCTCCACAAAGCAGTCCTGGAGGTAGGACACTTTTTTGGCGCCAAATTTAAACCTTATCAAGCTATTAATATTGCTGAAAAAATTGGCTCAGCTGCGAAGTTTATCGGGCCGGTTATGGCGTTAATCGGCGTAATCGTACAAATCAATGACGACATTCATCAAGAGAAACGCGCTGCAGACCTAATAGCTGCTAGACGCGATATTAGGAAGAATTATCGGGAAATATTTCTTGAGTTGAAAATTGAGTTTGTTAAACGTATGGATGAGTTATCAACATCTTTCTATACGACTGAAATTCGCCATGTTTCTGAAGCATTGCAAGACTTACAGAGCACATCAGAAGCGAATATTGAACAGCGGCAACAAATTGAAAAGGCGATATCTGAACTAAACAATGTGCGCGATAGATTTGTCCTTGGGTAG